A window of the Xenopus laevis strain J_2021 chromosome 9_10L, Xenopus_laevis_v10.1, whole genome shotgun sequence genome harbors these coding sequences:
- the igfbp4.L gene encoding insulin-like growth factor-binding protein 4, with amino-acid sequence MSGYCHPALLLLALATFGIAEDAAIQCPPCSQEKLIRCSDPVGCQELVKEPGCGCCATCALSKGAPCGVYSARCGSGLRCYPPRGSEKPLHTLMHGQGLCTEIGEIDSILESFPTPGGEHPNISIHPCSAQDRICLQKHQAKNRYQMQSGKHFTKNTNNAPVTEIHLGLCQKDLHRAVEKLSAYQTRTQEDFLSIPIPNCDRNGNFNPKQCHPALDGQRGKCWCVDRKTGMKLHIPYDPVLDADCQLASERGKE; translated from the exons ATGTCTGGATATTGCCACCCTGCCCTTCTGTTACTTGCCTTGGCAACCTTTGGCATAGCAGAAGATGCTGCCATCCAGTGCCCCCCCTGCTCTCAAGAAAAGCTCATCCGCTGCTCGGACCCTGTTGGGTGCCAAGAACTGGTGAAAGAGCCAGGTTGTGGGTGCTGTGCTACCTGTGCTCTCTCAAAAGGAGCTCCCTGTGGGGTGTACTCTGCCCGCTGTGGCTCTGGACTCCGCTGTTACCCCCCCAGGGGGAGCGAAAAGCCACTGCACACCCTCATGCACGGGCAGGGTCTCTGCACTGAGATTGGGGAGATTGATTCCATCCTGGAAAGTTTTCCGACACCAG GTGGTGAACACCCCAATATAAGCATCCACCCATGCAGTGCACAGGACAGGATTTGCCTCCAGAAACATCAAGCCAAGAACCGGTACCAAATGCAGAGTGGAAAGCACTTTACCAAGAACACCAACAATGCACCCGTGACAGAAATCCACTTG GGTTTGTGCCAGAAGGATCTACACAGAGCTGTGGAGAAACTCTCCGCGTATCAGACCAGAACCCAGGAGGATTTCCTGAGTATTCCTATACCAAATTGTGACCGCAATGGGAATTTTAACCCTAAGCAG TGTCACCCGGCTCTCGATGGACAGCGTGGGAAGTGCTGGTGTGTGGATCGGAAAACAGGGATGAAGCTCCACATTCCATATGACCCTGTCCTTGATGCAGACTGTCAGTTGGCATCTGAACGGGGAAAGGAATGA